In one window of Kitasatospora sp. MMS16-BH015 DNA:
- a CDS encoding glycosyltransferase family 2 protein, with amino-acid sequence MTSASTGITLSVVIPMYNEEEALPALAARLRPALEGTAVRYEVVAVDDGSRDKTAAVLADLRETWPELRVVRLRRNSGHQAALTAGLHRARGAYVASIDADLQDPPEKIAEMLALARRDGLDIVYGVRTDRSTDTGFKRRTAGVYYGLMRRLVGKQMPAQAGDFRLLSREAVEALKQLPDQQRVYRLLVPWLGFPSGEVHYQREERVAGETKYPLSKMIGLAVDSITGFSAAPLRIATWLGVTSFFACLGLLVFSLVAYGEGKTVPGWTSLFVGLLFIGAVQLICVGLLGEYIGRIYTAVQRRPTYFVGYDSAEGTAGDAAGDSPAMVGPRHEGERAGV; translated from the coding sequence ATGACGTCAGCGAGTACCGGGATCACCCTCTCCGTGGTCATCCCCATGTACAACGAAGAGGAAGCGCTCCCTGCCCTCGCCGCCCGGCTCCGCCCGGCCCTGGAGGGCACTGCGGTGCGGTACGAGGTGGTGGCCGTCGACGACGGCAGCCGCGACAAGACCGCGGCCGTCCTCGCCGACCTGCGGGAGACCTGGCCCGAGCTGCGGGTGGTCCGGCTGCGCCGCAACTCCGGCCACCAGGCCGCGCTCACGGCCGGCCTGCACCGCGCCCGCGGCGCGTACGTGGCCAGCATCGACGCCGACCTCCAGGACCCGCCGGAGAAGATCGCCGAGATGCTGGCGCTGGCCCGCCGGGACGGGCTCGACATCGTCTACGGGGTGCGCACCGACCGCTCCACCGACACCGGCTTCAAGCGCCGCACGGCCGGGGTCTACTACGGCCTGATGCGGCGGCTGGTCGGCAAGCAGATGCCCGCCCAGGCGGGTGACTTCCGGCTGCTCAGCCGGGAGGCCGTGGAGGCGCTCAAGCAGCTGCCCGACCAGCAGCGGGTCTACCGCCTGCTGGTGCCCTGGCTGGGCTTCCCGAGCGGGGAGGTGCACTACCAGCGGGAGGAGCGGGTGGCGGGCGAGACCAAGTACCCGCTGAGCAAGATGATCGGCCTCGCGGTGGACAGCATCACCGGCTTCTCGGCCGCCCCGCTGCGGATCGCCACCTGGCTGGGCGTGACCAGCTTCTTCGCCTGCCTGGGCCTGCTGGTCTTCAGCCTGGTGGCCTACGGGGAGGGCAAGACCGTGCCGGGGTGGACCTCGCTCTTCGTCGGGCTGCTCTTCATCGGGGCGGTGCAGCTGATCTGCGTGGGCCTGCTGGGCGAGTACATCGGGCGGATCTACACGGCGGTGCAGCGGCGCCCGACGTACTTCGTCGGCTACGACTCGGCGGAGGGCACCGCCGGTGACGCCGCCGGTGATTCCCCGGCGATGGTCGGGCCGCGGCACGAGGGGGAGCGGGCCGGCGTCTGA
- a CDS encoding TetR/AcrR family transcriptional regulator: MAENTTRTAYTVDSLLAVTVGVFNERGYDGTSMEDLSRAAGISKSSIYHHVRGKEELLRLAVGRALDALFAILAEPAAVAGRPVDRLEHVVRRTTEVLLAELPYVTLLLRVRGNTATEQWALERRRDFDHQVSELLRAAVVAGELRSDVEPRLATRLLFGMINSVVEWYRPGARGADGVAEAVVHLAFDGLRAR, encoded by the coding sequence ATGGCCGAGAACACCACCCGCACCGCCTACACCGTCGACTCCCTGCTCGCCGTGACGGTGGGGGTCTTCAACGAGCGCGGGTACGACGGCACCTCGATGGAGGACCTGTCGCGGGCGGCCGGGATCTCGAAATCCTCGATCTACCACCACGTGCGGGGCAAGGAGGAGCTGCTGCGGCTCGCCGTGGGGCGGGCGCTGGACGCGCTCTTCGCCATCCTGGCCGAGCCGGCGGCCGTCGCGGGCCGGCCGGTGGACCGGCTGGAGCACGTGGTGCGGCGCACCACCGAGGTGCTGCTGGCCGAGCTGCCCTACGTGACGCTGCTGCTGCGGGTGCGGGGCAACACCGCGACCGAGCAGTGGGCGCTGGAGCGGCGCCGGGACTTCGACCACCAGGTCTCCGAGCTGCTGCGGGCCGCCGTGGTCGCGGGTGAACTGCGCTCGGACGTGGAGCCCCGGCTGGCCACCCGGCTGCTCTTCGGCATGATCAACTCGGTGGTGGAGTGGTACCGCCCGGGCGCCCGGGGCGCCGACGGGGTGGCCGAGGCCGTGGTGCACCTGGCCTTCGACGGCCTGCGGGCGCGGTAA
- a CDS encoding Lrp/AsnC family transcriptional regulator, with the protein MSRSDRAGQLDRVDRAILRLLQQDGRASIRSVAERVHVSRANAYARISRMVEDGVIRGFTARVDHERAGQGATAYLTLKIVQNSWRTVREQLLALPGVAHIALVGGEFDVLLLVHAADNQALRELVLGRIQAIPQVLSSQTMLVFEETDQVPPV; encoded by the coding sequence ATGTCCAGGTCTGACCGGGCTGGCCAGTTGGACCGGGTGGACCGTGCGATCCTTCGGTTGCTGCAACAGGACGGCCGGGCGTCGATCCGTTCGGTCGCCGAGCGGGTGCACGTCTCCCGCGCGAACGCGTACGCCCGCATCTCCAGGATGGTCGAGGACGGCGTGATCCGCGGCTTCACCGCCCGGGTCGACCACGAACGGGCCGGGCAGGGCGCGACGGCCTACCTCACCCTGAAGATCGTGCAGAACTCCTGGCGCACCGTCCGCGAGCAGCTGCTCGCCCTCCCGGGCGTCGCGCACATCGCACTGGTCGGCGGCGAATTCGACGTCCTGCTGCTGGTGCACGCGGCCGACAACCAGGCCCTGCGCGAGCTGGTGCTGGGCCGGATCCAGGCCATCCCGCAGGTGCTCTCCAGCCAGACCATGCTGGTCTTCGAGGAGACCGACCAGGTGCCGCCGGTGTGA